One segment of Ziziphus jujuba cultivar Dongzao chromosome 12, ASM3175591v1 DNA contains the following:
- the LOC107429205 gene encoding probable ascorbate-specific transmembrane electron transporter 1, with protein MAPKSRSYQISATPVTVLAHLLVIAITTLVLVWLLHFREGFAFKSINKEKIFNLHPFFMIIGFILVGGEAIMAYKSVPGRRKAQKLEHIIFHLIALLAGILGIYAVFKYKHEAGLSDMVTLHSWLGIITISLYGLQYLLGFFTYFFPGAEMSTRGNFLPWHVFVGILIFVLAICTAETGLLRRFLFLGLGKNQEGLIVNFTGLLLVLFAVSVTLTILLPRGFRN; from the exons ATGGCGCCCAAAAGTAGGAGCTACCAAATTTCTGCAACCCCAGTTACAGTACTTGCTCATTTGTTAGTCATAGCAATCACTACCCTTGTGCTCGTTTGGCTCCTACACTTCCGTGAGGGCTTcgctttcaaatccatcaacaaGGAGAAGATATTCAAT CTGCATcctttttttatgataattggGTTCATACTCGTTGGAGGAGAAG CGATCATGGCATACAAGTCGGTCCCAGGGCGAAGAAAGGCGCAGAAACTGGAGCATATCATATTTCATTTGATAGCTTTGCTGGCTGGGATTTTGGGAATATATGCAGTTTTCAAGTATAAACATGAAGCCGGCTTGTCGGATATGGTTACCCTGCATTCTTGGCTTGGTATTATCACCATCTCTTTGTATGGTTTGCAG TATTTACTTGGATTCTTTACGTATTTCTTTCCGGGCGCAGAAATGTCAACAAGAGGAAACTTTCTACCATGGCACGTATTTGTAGGAATTCTGATATTTGTTTTGGCAATATGCACCGCTGAAACAGGGCTGCTTCGAAGATTCCTTTTCTTAGGCTTAGGGAAAAACCAAGAAGGACTTATAGTCAATTTCACTGGCCTCTTGCTTGTCCTGTTTGCTGTCAGTGTTACGCTTACTATCCTCCTCCCAAGAGGTTTTAGGAATTGA
- the LOC107429203 gene encoding uncharacterized protein LOC107429203 isoform X2 gives MKTVSGSIISSRPISLSKATATLSMFVSTDTGASQAIGAYLRRTLASFKELKQLKKELKTARSDRKRKRHSSDIVDNGEMATVESPIQSVEGIEELKLNQGSAKERKKRKKHASDIVENGEMTTGQIPTQSVEATQELSQGSVPKRKKQKRHTSDIVNSGHMTTGENPIENVEATQELNQESVPKRKKHRKKN, from the coding sequence ATGAAGACAGTTTCGGGAAGTATTATCTCATCAaggccaatttctctctccaAAGCGACTGCCACTCTATCGATGTTTGTTTCCACTGATACAGGTGCTTCCCAAGCAATTGGCGCATACCTCCGACGGACTTTGGCATCATTCAAGGAGCTAAAGCAGCTTAAAAAGGAACTCAAAACTGCTCGATCAGATCGCAAGCGAAAAAGGCACTCATCAGACATTGTGGACAATGGAGAGATGGCCACAGTTGAAAGTCCAATTCAGAGTGTAGAAGGAATTGAAGAACTAAAACTAAATCAAGGATCagcaaaagaaaggaaaaagcgAAAAAAACACGCATCAGACATTGTGGAGAATGGAGAGATGACCACGGGTCAAATTCCAACTCAGAGTGTAGAAGCAACTCAAGAACTGAGTCAAGGATCAGTACCcaaaaggaaaaagcaaaaaaggcaCACATCTGACATTGTCAACAGTGGCCACATGACCACAGGTGAAAACCCAATTGAGAATGTAGAAGCAACTCAGGAACTGAATCAAGAATCAGTCCCCAAACGGAAAAAGCACCGGAAgaaaaattga
- the LOC107429203 gene encoding uncharacterized protein LOC107429203 isoform X1, which translates to MVLIGQMQVNVALVVLFVIILNTKLKMKTVSGSIISSRPISLSKATATLSMFVSTDTGASQAIGAYLRRTLASFKELKQLKKELKTARSDRKRKRHSSDIVDNGEMATVESPIQSVEGIEELKLNQGSAKERKKRKKHASDIVENGEMTTGQIPTQSVEATQELSQGSVPKRKKQKRHTSDIVNSGHMTTGENPIENVEATQELNQESVPKRKKHRKKN; encoded by the exons ATGGTGCTTATAGGCCAAATGCAAGTAAATGTGGCCTTGGTCGTGTTGTTTGTAATAATCTTG AACACAAAGCTGAAGATGAAGACAGTTTCGGGAAGTATTATCTCATCAaggccaatttctctctccaAAGCGACTGCCACTCTATCGATGTTTGTTTCCACTGATACAGGTGCTTCCCAAGCAATTGGCGCATACCTCCGACGGACTTTGGCATCATTCAAGGAGCTAAAGCAGCTTAAAAAGGAACTCAAAACTGCTCGATCAGATCGCAAGCGAAAAAGGCACTCATCAGACATTGTGGACAATGGAGAGATGGCCACAGTTGAAAGTCCAATTCAGAGTGTAGAAGGAATTGAAGAACTAAAACTAAATCAAGGATCagcaaaagaaaggaaaaagcgAAAAAAACACGCATCAGACATTGTGGAGAATGGAGAGATGACCACGGGTCAAATTCCAACTCAGAGTGTAGAAGCAACTCAAGAACTGAGTCAAGGATCAGTACCcaaaaggaaaaagcaaaaaaggcaCACATCTGACATTGTCAACAGTGGCCACATGACCACAGGTGAAAACCCAATTGAGAATGTAGAAGCAACTCAGGAACTGAATCAAGAATCAGTCCCCAAACGGAAAAAGCACCGGAAgaaaaattga
- the LOC107429211 gene encoding protein OBERON 3: protein MFGEKDLSNGLASEDESSQSKLTRHISEFNKNRSEEKMGFSEKGIDFLRESEMGSDGFQSKVTKIGNPGSQELTLSYLCDNSKLGFPEKEFSGKNLLNSFEKFSYKGKEVLVSENSNQDEKWVERDFLNLNETRVDSAKREVEEEAERENRDKRPKLETLNLSLALPNVSLSLNASDALQNGNHNTGRPKPTRSMQSLPPSANTQTTYSNDYTTASLSYSYSHAFSHNPSCSLTRNSTENYEYSVGKDDQIWNCGEGTNGSVHSRFKPIGDGGVTLSNHGGGIFSLMQGNRKDSCNNSLYRTTSSDNHSFFPSELPARPKIDTQSGDSRGKASESFRGLEGVDGGGGRVRSLSRPERILKEIVTESVPVMAQIVQELPDETLVSTREYLKNLISMPEKKQELMSLQSRLERRSDLSKETLSKCQKSQLEILVAVKMGLECFVSGKNHLPTNELVEIFLFMRCRNVNCKSLLPIDDCDCKICSANKGFCSSCMCPVCLNFDCANNTCSWVGCDVCSHWCHAACGIQRNLIKPGPSLKGPSGTTEMQFHCIGCGHASEMFGFVKDVFLCCAKDWGLETLIKELDCVRKIFSESDDFKGKELHVKAEEIISKLERKLLSPADACNFITQFFNYTDGASEFPASGISSKELVATQAKLQKDMIPLPQSTSLPAKYGVYNSSSSIQRDLLSSDFHRSDLHRNDLHRNDLKASIVSTEDDFRFGSIPKSAGYDSLESIVRIKEAEARMFQSKADEARREAEEYRRIIRTKTVNLEEEYSEKLAKLCLQETDERRRKKLEELKVLENSHDDYYNMKKRMQVEISGLLERMEATKQQWV, encoded by the exons ATGTTTGGTGAGAAAGATCTCTCTAATGGTCTTGCTTCTGAGGACGAAAGTTCTCAGAGCAAGCTTACTCGGCATATCTCTGAGTTTAACAAGAATCGTTCTGAAGAGAAAATGGGTTTTTCTGAAAAGGGTATCGATTTTCTCAGAGAATCAGAGATGGGTTCTGATGGGTTCCAATCAAAGGTAACAAAAATCGGGAATCCTGGTTCACAAGAGTTGACCCTTAGCTATCTCTGCGATAATTCAAAACTGGGTTTTCCCGAGAAAGAGTTTTCCGGGAAAAATCTGCTGAATTCCTTTGAGAAATTTAGTTACAAAGGGAAAGAAGTCCTGGTCTCTGAGAATTCAAACCAAGATGAAAAGTGGGTAGAGAGAGATTTCCTCAATCTAAATGAAACCAGGGTGGATTCCGCAAAACGAGAGGTTGAAGAGGAGGCTGAGAGAGAAAACAGAGACAAGAGGCCGAAGCTGGAGACACTCAATCTCTCTCTAGCTTTGCCTAACGTTTCGCTTTCGCTCAATGCTTCGGATGCGCTTCAAAATGGCAATCACAATACGGGTAGACCAAAACCCACTCGGAGCATGCAATCTCTGCCTCCATCCGCCAATACCCAAACCACGTACTCCAATGATTACACCACAGCTTCACTATCCTACTCATATTCCCACGCTTTTTCACACAATCCGAGTTGTTCGCTTACGAGAAATTCGACTGAAAACTACGAGTACTCGGTTGGGAAAGACGACCAAATTTGGAATTGCGGGGAAGGGACTAATGGGTCTGTGCACAGTCGGTTCAAGCCGATTGGAGATGGCGGCGTTACGTTGTCGAATCACGGTGGTGGGATTTTTTCACTGATGCAGGGAAATCGTAAAGATTCTTGTAATAATAGTCTATATAGGACGACAAGCTCTGATAACCATTCGTTTTTTCCTTCTGAGCTTCCCGCTAGGCCTAAGATTGATACACAGTCAGGGGATTCTAGAGGTAAAGCTTCAGAGAGTTTTAGAGGTTTGGAAGGTGTGGATGGTGGTGGTGGGAGGGTAAGGTCGCTTTCTAGACCTGAGAGAATTCTGAAGGAGATTGTTACCGAGTCTGTGCCTGTAATGGCTCAAATAGTTCAGGAGCTTCCTGATGAAACACTTGTTTCAACTAGGGAGTACTTGAAGAATCTAATTTCCATGCCTGAGAAGAAACAGGAGTTGATGAGTCTTCAAAGCAGGCTTGAGAGAAGGTCGGATCTTTCTAAGGAAACTCTCTCAAAGTGCCAGAAAAGTCAGCTGGAAATCTTGGTTGCGGTGAAAATGGGTCTTGAGTGCTTTGTATCTGGCAAAAACCACCTCCCCACAAATGAGCTGGTGGAGATTTTCTTGTTCATGAGATGTAGAAATGTAAATTGTAAGAGTTTGTTGCCTATTGATGATTGTGACTGCAAGATTTGCTCAGCGAACAAGGGGTTTTGTAGTTCCTGTATGTGTCCTGTGTGTTTGAATTTCGATTGTGCTAACAATACCTGTAGCTGGGTTGGCTGCGATGTTTGTTCTCATTGGTGCCATGCTGCTTGTGGGATTCAAAGGAATCTTATTAAGCCTGGTCCTAGCTTGAAGGGACCCTCTGGAACTACTGAGATGCAGTTTCATTGCATTGGGTGTGGCCATGCTTCGGAAATGTTTGGTTTTGTTAAGGATGTGTTCCTTTGTTGTGCAAAAGATTGGGGTCTAGAAACTCTGATCAAGGAACTTGACTGTGTTAGGAAGATTTTTAGCGAAAGTGATGATTTCAAAGGCAAGGAATTGCATGTCAAGGCCGAGGAGATTATTTCGAAGCTCGAAAGGAAATTGTTGTCTCCTGCTGATGCTTGCAATTTTATTACTCAATTCTTTAACT ACACAGATGGTGCATCAGAATTtcctgcttctggtatatcctCAAAAGAGTTGGTGGCAACTCAAGCTAAATTGCAGAAAGACATGATCCCTCTACCGCAATCCACTTCTCTACCTGCAAAATATGGTGTTTACAACAGTAGTTCTAGCATACAACGTGATTTATTGTCAAGTGATTTCCATCGCAGTGATCTCCACCGGAATGATCTCCATCGCAATGATCTCAAAGCTTCCATTGTAAGCACTGAAGATGATTTCAGGTTTGGGTCGATACCAAAATCAGCTGGATATGACAGCTTGGAAAGCATTGTGAGGATCAAGGAAGCAGAAGCGAGAATGTTCCAGAGTAAGGCAGATGAAGCAAGGAGAGAAGCCGAGGAGTACCGACGGATTATACGGACAAAGACCGTAAACTTGGAAGAAGAATATTCTGAAAAGCTTGCCAAACTCTGTTTGCAGGAAACAGATGAAAGGCGGAGGAAGAAACTCGAAGAGCTCAAGGTTTTGGAAAATTCACATGATGATTATTACAACATGAAGAAGAGAATGCAAGTTGAGATTTCTGGGCTGTTGGAGAGAATGGAGGCTACAAAACAACAATGGgtgtaa